In Myxococcus virescens, the genomic stretch CTTCCAGGGCCTGCCTGCCCGCATGCTGCGGCGAGCACCATGTCGCCGCTCGCGGAGAATGATGGCGCCCTTCAGCAGCGTTCATCTCAGGTCGGGGGAGGACGATTGGCGCGACTGGCAACGGATAACGGCGCAAGAAGGGTCTTGGTCGTCGATGACGACGCGGACTGGAGGGAATTCCTCCGGCTCAGCCTGGAGGACCTTGGCTACGAGACGACCGAGGCCTCGGATGGGCAGGAGGCCCTGGAGACGCTGAGGCGCGGCGGACGCTACGGGGTGATGCTGCTGGACCTCAACATGCCGGGCATGTCCGGGCTGGAGGTCGTGGAGCATCTGCCACGCGGGCCGCATCCCCGCATCGTCTTCCTGACGTCCGCGGCGGCGCAGGATGTAGGCAGTGCCCTGCTCTCGGGGCCACACTACTACCTTCCAAAAGGTGCGAGCCGCGACCAATTGTCGCTCCTCTTGCAGTCACTTGGTGAGTGAGCAGCCCGCCTCCGGCGTATAGGGTAGAGGGCCCCTGAGAGGAGGGCCATTATCGTCACCGAGCTTCTCATCATCCTGTTGCTGGTCCTGGCCAACGGCATCTTCGCCGGTGCGGAGCTGGCCATCATCTCTGTCCGCCGGACGCGGCTGCGGGAACTGATTGAAGAAGGCAGCACCTCCGCGAAAGCGGTGGAGGCCCTGCGCGGCAACCCTGAGCGCTTCCTGGCCACGGTGCAGATTGGCATCACCGTCATCGGCGCCACGGCGGCCGCGTTCGGTGGCGCGAGCATCGCCACGCGCCTGGGTGACTTCCTCACGAGACTGGGAGTGCCCGAGCAGCAAGCGGACGAAGTCGCCCTGGCGGGCGTGGTGGCCTTCGTTTCCTACCTCTCGCTGGTGCTGGGCGAGCTGGTGCCCAAGTCGCTCGCGCTGCGTGCCGGCGAGCGCTACGCGCTGCTCATCGGCCGGCCTCTGCGCGGCCTGGCGTGGCTGATGCAACCGGTGGTGTGGTTCCTCACCGCTAGCTCCAACGTGGTGCTGCGCCTGTTCGGCGACCGGACGAACTTCACCGAAGGCCGCCTGTCCGCAGAGGAGCTCCAGCAGCTGGTGGAGGAGGCGGCGAAGCAGGGCACGTTGGATCCGCACGCCGGCGAAATTGCATCACGCGCCTTCGAGATGGGCGACGTGACGGTGGGCGAGCTGTCGGTGGCCCGGGACGAGATGGTGGCCCTGCGGCGGCACTCCAGTCCGGAGGAGATTCGCCGCGTCCTGCTGGAGGGCGGCCACTCGCGCATGCCGGTGTACGAGGGCACGCTGGACAACATCGTCGGCTACGTCATCGCCAAGGACCTTCTGGGGGTGGCCTGGGAGGGCAACCTCATCATCCTGGAGGACGTGATGCGTCCGCCCTTCTTCGTCGTGGAGACGATGCGGGCTATGGACGCGCTCAAGGAGCTTCAGCGGCGACGCATGCAGCTGGCGGTCGTGGTGGACGAGCGCGGCGGTGTGGTGGGGCTCGTCACCGTGGAAGACCTCGTGGAGGAGTTGGTGGGCGACATCCTCAGCGAGTCCGAGGTGCCAGAGGAGTACGTCAAGCGCGAGGGGCCGAACACCGCCCTGGTGCTCGGCACCGCGAGCATCCGCGACGTCAACCGGGAGCTGTCCCTGGACCTGGACGAGGACCAGGACTACGCCACGGTGGCCGGCCTGTGCATCGCCCTCTCCGGCGGCGCCATCCCCGAGCCGGGCACCAAGGTCCAGACGGAGGGAGGACTCGTGCTGGAGGTGGTGGCGTC encodes the following:
- a CDS encoding hemolysin family protein, whose translation is MLVLANGIFAGAELAIISVRRTRLRELIEEGSTSAKAVEALRGNPERFLATVQIGITVIGATAAAFGGASIATRLGDFLTRLGVPEQQADEVALAGVVAFVSYLSLVLGELVPKSLALRAGERYALLIGRPLRGLAWLMQPVVWFLTASSNVVLRLFGDRTNFTEGRLSAEELQQLVEEAAKQGTLDPHAGEIASRAFEMGDVTVGELSVARDEMVALRRHSSPEEIRRVLLEGGHSRMPVYEGTLDNIVGYVIAKDLLGVAWEGNLIILEDVMRPPFFVVETMRAMDALKELQRRRMQLAVVVDERGGVVGLVTVEDLVEELVGDILSESEVPEEYVKREGPNTALVLGTASIRDVNRELSLDLDEDQDYATVAGLCIALSGGAIPEPGTKVQTEGGLVLEVVASSPRRVDTVRFHLPPPEEPAEA
- a CDS encoding response regulator, producing the protein MVVDDDADWREFLRLSLEDLGYETTEASDGQEALETLRRGGRYGVMLLDLNMPGMSGLEVVEHLPRGPHPRIVFLTSAAAQDVGSALLSGPHYYLPKGASRDQLSLLLQSLGE